In Hermetia illucens chromosome 1, iHerIll2.2.curated.20191125, whole genome shotgun sequence, one genomic interval encodes:
- the LOC119661308 gene encoding endocuticle structural glycoprotein SgAbd-3-like, translating to MEYQLKLYNRPPNFGQCPVYVDHFAEWTMRKIVMEMRTISLIVLGIVSVLAIKPIPDRDAKIVKQTLDIHPDGSYKHAYELSSGAYASEEGVGGVSAIGQFGYFAPDGTPFYISYTADENGFKAYGNHLPTPPPIPEAIQRALDYIKAHAPRQT from the exons ATGGAATACCAACTGAAACTATATAACAGACCGCCAAATTTTGGGCAATGCCCAGTTTATGTTGATCATTTCGCCGAGTGGACCATGCGTAAGATAGTAATGGAGATGCGAACGATATCGCTA ATAGTGCTCGGTATAGTGTCGGTTTTAGCGATCAAACCGATTCCTGACAGAGATGCGAAAATCGTGAAGCAGACGCTGGACATACATCCTGATGGATCATACAAACATGCCTACGAACTATCGTCAGGAGCATATGCATCAGAGGAAGGAGTTGGAGGCGTCTCTGCAATCGGCCAGTTTGGGTATTTCGCTCCAGATGGGACTCCTTTTTATATCAGCTACACCGCGGACGAGAATGGATTTAAGGCCTATGGAAACCACCTACCAACACCACCCCCAATTCCAGAGGCGATACAAAGGGCACTGGATTATATAAAAGCGCATGCACCTCGGCAGACTTGA